One Magnetococcales bacterium genomic window, TTCGAGGACGTGGTGGATGGCTACTGGGCCGGGAGCTGGATCGAGGAGTTCGCTTCTCTGGGCATCACCAGCGGTTGTGATGCATCCAACTATTGTCCGAGCCGGGAGATCACCCGGGCAGAGATGGCGGTTTTTTTGTTGCGCACCCTCTACGGATCCGACTATTCCCCGCCAGACGCCACTGGAACCGCTTTCGCTGACATCTCTGCGGATTATTGGGCAGCCACCTATATCGAAAAGCTGGAAAGCGATGGTCTGGTCTCCGGCACCACCGAGCCAGGCCGCTGCGACGACAGTTTTTTTTGCCCAAGCTTTACCCTCACTCGGGCAGAGATGGCAGTCTTCCTCGTGCGGGCCTTTGAGCTTTCCACATCTGAAAACGATTCTGACGGCGATGGTGTGGACGACGATGCCGACGCCTTTCCCAACGACTATACCGAAACTCAGGACACCGACAACGACGGCACCGGGAATTATGCCGATAGCGACGATGACGGCGACGGTCTGCCGGATACCTTCGAGGCGCAGTATGGCCTTGACCCCCTGGATGAAAACGATGCCGCGGTGGATGCCGATGGCGACGGCGCCAGTAATCTGGCAGAATATCAGGCCGGCACCGACCCCACCGTTGACGACACCTATCCGGCGCCCGTGCCCGCTACCGGACAGGAGGTCGCCCATCAGGATGGAGACGACGGCGACCTGCAACCCGGCACGGCCTGGCCCGATCCCCGCTTCACCGACAACGGCGACACCACGGTGACGGACAACCTGACCGGTTTGATCTGGATGCAAAACGCCAACTGTTGGGGATCCACCGACTGGTATGAGGCCTTGGTACTTGTGGCAAGGTTGAACAGCGGTTCGGAATCCTGCGATGGCTACGGCGGTGGCCATGCCGATTGGCGCCTGCCCTCGCTGCTGGAGCTGGAAAGCCTGCTGGACATGGCCGAATACGGTCCGGCCCTGCCCGCCGATCATCCTTTCACCGCCGCCCAGAGCAGCCTCTACTGGAGCGGCACCACCGGCGTGGACGACACCAGCGCCGCCTGGTACGTCTTTTTTCGCAGCGGTTACATCCACACCCTTGGCAAAAGCAGCAGTCTGAATGTCTGGCCGGTCCGGGGTGAAACCGATCCGGATGCCCTGGCACCGGTGCCCCGCACCGGACAGACCACCTCCTATGCGGTGGGGGATGACGGCGACCTACAGACCGGCCTGGCCTGGCCCGAACCCCGCTTCGCCGACAACGGCGACGGCTCGATCACCGACAACATGACCGGGCTGATCTGGATGGAGAACGCCAACTGCTGGGGATCATACGATTGGTATGATTCCTTGAACCTGGTGGCGGGATTGAATGCGGGCACGGAATCCTGTGACGGCTACGGCGGCGGCCATGATGACTGGCGCCTGCCCACCCGGCGGGAACTGCAGAGCCTGGCCGACCGGGAACGCCACACACCCCCACTTCCCGCCGGCCATCCGTTCCACGGAATAACCGGCGACGGTTTCTGCTCCAGCACCACCTACGCCAACTTCAGCAACGAAACCTGGCACGTGCACCTCAACAACAACGGCAGCGTCCACACCAACGCCAAAATCACCAACTATTATGTCTGGCCGGTCCGCGGTGGCAGGTAGACGATCCGTACACTCGCCTGTCCTCCTTGAAAACTCCGTTATCGTTGTTTTTATATCCTTTTCTCAAACATCCGTCTACCATTCCGGAGGATGACAAGCCCTCTGTTTTTCCGCCTCCGCGCCCTCATCCGGTAACCGGGCGGAGATGGCGGTGTGGCTGGTGAAGGCGTTTGGGTTGGAGTGACTTTCAGGTGAGAGGATGGGTGGTGGGTGAGACTCCCCACCTTTCCCGCTGCTTTTCCCACTCCACCGGAAACGGCTTTTTTCAACTCAGAGATGGTGATCCCCTCCGGCTGCCGGCCATCGAGAATGGCATCTACGATATCAGGAGCCAGCAGGGTCAGCATCAAGGTCCGGGAGACCCCAGCCCGGTCCACCTTTTCCGCCTCGGCCAGTTGGGTGATGGAGGGATACTGACTGGATTCCAACATCCCCTTCTAGAGGGGACGGGCGATTGCGGAGTGGAAGGTGGTCACCGGAGTTACATCCAAAAACTGAAGAAAACCGTGTCTGAGCACTGGGCTTCGGAGATCAGTTCGACCGTGTTTGGCTCAACTTGACGATGCCCGTCAGGGAGTATCTCTTTCAGTTGCGCGAATAATGGCCTCCAATAACACAGTCTTTTTGATTGGTTTGGTCAAGTGGTCGTTACAGCCAGCTTCATAGCTTTTTCCCTCGTCCTCACGCATGGCGTGAGCGGTAAGAGCAATAATCGGTATGGGTGTGCGGTTCGCCTTCCGCTCCATAAGTCGAATTTGACGAGTAGCCTGCAGACCGTCCATGACCGGCATCTGCACATCCATCAACACAAGGTCAAAGTGTTCATCCATTATCCGATCCACTGCTTCCTGACCATTTTCCACAACTGCCAATTGATAGAGCTCTCTCTTTAGATAGGATTGCAACAGAAGGACATTGTCGGGGGAATCCTCGGCAATCAGAATATGTAGGGATCTTTTTTTCTGTAGTGTTGGGAGTAGCCCACCAACCTTAGCAGATACTGCTTTTCCCAAAGCCTGGGCCGTGTTTAGGGCTGACAACAGATCACGTCGTTTCAGGGGCTTGATCAGATAGGTAGCATTTAGTTCCTGGATTTCCAGGATGGTTTTGCGGTCCGGTTCCGGGAGCAACACTACCAACGGTATGGAAGTACCGATGGTATCGGAGCGGAGCACTCGGATGCAGGCCAACACCACTGCCATCTTTTCATCACCGCTCTCGATGATAACGGCTTCTGGTGGTTCACCCTTTTCCAGAGCATTGTCGATGCCGGCAAAACCCTGGTGTCGTGCTACTTTCAGGCTGACAGTTTCCAAAAAGTTTTGCACCACTGACAGAAAAGATCCTTCCCCTGCCAGCAAAATGCGCATTCCTGCTCTCAGATCGGAGTACAATTGTTTATTCAGGGGGTGTGCCACAATAGCCATGGGGATGGTCAGGTGAAACCGGCTGCCATGCCCTAAATCGCTGCTAAGCTGGATTTCTCCCCCCATCAGGTTGACCAGTCGGCGACAGATAGCCAGTCCCAGGCCAGTACCACCATAGCGCCGGGTTACGCTAGCATCCCCCTGGTTGAAGGCGTTGAAGATTACCTGTTGTTGGTCTGCGGGAATACCAATCCCGGTGTCTTCCACCTCTAACAGGACCTGTTCGGGCATCGGCTCGGACACCCGCACCTTGATCTCTCCCTGGTGGGTAAACTTGATGGCGTTGCCGATAAGGTTGATGAGCACTTGGCGCAGTCGGGCCAGGTCACCCCACCGGACAGGAACCATGGTTGGGTCCATGTGTACGGTAAGCGCCAGATTTTTTTCCCGTGCACGTACTGACATGATGTCGGCCAAGTCACCGGTCAGCTCAGCCAGATCGATCTCCACCTGCTCCAATTCCAGGCAGTTCGCTTCAATTTTACTCAGGTCCAAAATATCATTGATGAG contains:
- a CDS encoding DUF1566 domain-containing protein, giving the protein MKQRDFLVYLLGLFFLIVPVFPAFATTFEDAPESHWAYSKIEVFSETGITSGCDASNYCPDSTLQRSEIAIFLLRAKYGSNHSPPAQSGDVFEDVVDGYWAGSWIEEFASLGITSGCDASNYCPSREITRAEMAVFLLRTLYGSDYSPPDATGTAFADISADYWAATYIEKLESDGLVSGTTEPGRCDDSFFCPSFTLTRAEMAVFLVRAFELSTSENDSDGDGVDDDADAFPNDYTETQDTDNDGTGNYADSDDDGDGLPDTFEAQYGLDPLDENDAAVDADGDGASNLAEYQAGTDPTVDDTYPAPVPATGQEVAHQDGDDGDLQPGTAWPDPRFTDNGDTTVTDNLTGLIWMQNANCWGSTDWYEALVLVARLNSGSESCDGYGGGHADWRLPSLLELESLLDMAEYGPALPADHPFTAAQSSLYWSGTTGVDDTSAAWYVFFRSGYIHTLGKSSSLNVWPVRGETDPDALAPVPRTGQTTSYAVGDDGDLQTGLAWPEPRFADNGDGSITDNMTGLIWMENANCWGSYDWYDSLNLVAGLNAGTESCDGYGGGHDDWRLPTRRELQSLADRERHTPPLPAGHPFHGITGDGFCSSTTYANFSNETWHVHLNNNGSVHTNAKITNYYVWPVRGGR